The proteins below are encoded in one region of Arthrobacter sp. CJ23:
- a CDS encoding 8-amino-7-oxononanoate synthase, protein MTRWLEQQAAVRERRGLVRTPHTRSSDEHPVDLASNDYLGLATDPRLAEAAGEAIRRWGTGATSSRLVAGTTELHLELEHELAGLTGMEAGLVFSSGYLANLGVTAALGGPGTLIVADEHCHASLIDGFRLSRSRVETFTHNDVDGAARLLSAHQPGGRNEPRALIAVESIYSVWGDAAPLPALLALAEEHDAMLLVDEAHSLGVAGLGAWQGHGAVAGTGLAGHPNVVLTATLSKALGSQGGAVLGSGLLREHLVNRARSFIFDTGLAPASAAAALTAVRIIRTEPWRPAAVHEHTALLARGMAPALARLATAVGPAAVGHSAVELPGAFQAAGAVQSIPMQSAEAALAASQAAHAAGVRVGCFRPPSVPDGISRLRLTARATLTPHEIDHACATLRGILEETS, encoded by the coding sequence ATGACACGGTGGCTGGAACAGCAGGCCGCAGTCCGCGAACGCCGTGGCCTGGTCCGGACCCCGCACACCCGTTCCTCCGACGAACACCCCGTCGACCTGGCAAGCAACGACTACCTCGGCCTGGCAACGGATCCCCGTCTGGCCGAGGCCGCCGGCGAAGCCATCCGGCGCTGGGGCACGGGGGCCACGTCCTCGCGGCTGGTGGCCGGAACCACGGAACTGCACCTGGAACTGGAGCACGAACTCGCGGGGCTCACCGGCATGGAGGCGGGCCTGGTGTTCTCCTCCGGATACCTGGCGAACCTTGGCGTTACCGCCGCACTCGGCGGCCCCGGAACGCTGATCGTGGCCGACGAACACTGCCACGCTTCGCTGATCGACGGGTTCCGGCTGAGCCGTTCGCGGGTGGAAACCTTCACGCACAACGACGTCGACGGCGCCGCGCGGCTGCTCAGTGCCCATCAGCCCGGGGGCCGGAATGAGCCCCGTGCGCTCATCGCCGTCGAGTCCATCTACAGCGTGTGGGGCGACGCCGCTCCCCTGCCTGCCCTCCTGGCGCTGGCCGAGGAGCACGACGCCATGCTGCTGGTGGACGAAGCCCACAGCCTGGGAGTCGCCGGGCTTGGGGCATGGCAGGGGCACGGTGCCGTGGCGGGAACCGGGCTCGCCGGGCATCCGAACGTGGTGCTGACAGCCACCCTGTCCAAGGCCCTGGGCAGCCAGGGCGGCGCCGTGCTCGGCTCGGGCCTGCTTCGCGAACACCTGGTCAACCGGGCCCGCAGCTTCATCTTCGATACCGGCCTGGCGCCGGCATCGGCCGCGGCAGCCCTGACGGCCGTCCGGATCATCCGCACGGAACCCTGGCGCCCGGCGGCCGTTCACGAACACACGGCACTGTTGGCCCGCGGAATGGCGCCAGCGCTGGCACGGCTCGCCACCGCCGTCGGGCCGGCCGCCGTCGGGCACTCCGCCGTCGAGCTCCCCGGCGCTTTCCAAGCAGCCGGCGCCGTCCAGTCCATCCCCATGCAGTCCGCCGAGGCGGCGCTCGCCGCAAGCCAAGCCGCCCACGCCGCGGGCGTCCGCGTGGGGTGCTTCCGGCCGCCGTCGGTCCCCGACGGCATCTCGCGCCTGCGCCTCACCGCCCGCGCCACCCTCACACCCCACGAGATCGACCACGCCTGCGCAACGTTGCGCGGCATTCTGGAGGAAACATCATGA
- a CDS encoding adenosylmethionine--8-amino-7-oxononanoate transaminase, producing MSSTQRSLIQRDRASLWHPYAPASGDLPLWEVEAADGVRLRLRDDDGGRHQVLDAMSSWWSVIHGYRNPFLDAAAKRQIDAFSHVMFGGLTHGPAVELAERLVSMAPSAEGRPRLERVFLADSGSISVEVALKLAVQFQTAAGRPKRQRFLSLRGGYHGDTFAAMGVCDPVDGMHSAFPGLLAANVFAPRPPAAATATAEDIGQWRAEVEVLAARHSDELAAIIAEPVLQGAGGMFAYPAECVRILREIADRHGLLLILDEIATGFGRTGELFAASHAGVVPDIMCVGKALTGGYLTLAAMLCTREVAGTVSRGAAGALLHGPTFMGNPLACAVANASLGILDGGAWRADVARVGAALEAGLAPARELDAVADVRTIGAVGVIELHCPNEGDPNEGDAVDVAAVTRAAVAHGVWVRPFRNLVYAMPPYISTAAEAGAMAAGMVAAVAEVHGVARSAATLAAGVRP from the coding sequence ATGAGCTCCACCCAGCGCAGCCTCATCCAGCGCGACCGGGCGAGCTTGTGGCACCCCTACGCCCCGGCGTCTGGCGATCTTCCGTTGTGGGAGGTGGAAGCCGCCGACGGCGTGCGGCTGCGGCTCCGCGACGACGACGGCGGCCGGCACCAGGTGCTCGACGCCATGTCCTCGTGGTGGTCGGTGATCCACGGGTACCGGAACCCGTTCCTGGACGCCGCTGCCAAGCGCCAGATCGATGCGTTCAGCCACGTGATGTTCGGCGGGCTCACGCACGGGCCGGCCGTGGAGCTGGCCGAACGGCTGGTCTCGATGGCTCCGTCGGCGGAAGGCCGGCCACGGCTGGAACGCGTGTTCCTGGCCGACTCCGGCTCGATCTCGGTGGAGGTCGCCCTCAAGCTGGCGGTGCAATTCCAGACGGCGGCCGGGCGGCCCAAGCGGCAACGGTTCCTGAGCCTGCGCGGCGGCTACCACGGCGACACCTTCGCGGCGATGGGCGTGTGCGATCCCGTGGACGGCATGCATTCGGCGTTCCCGGGGCTGCTGGCCGCCAACGTCTTCGCGCCCCGGCCGCCCGCTGCGGCGACGGCCACGGCGGAGGACATCGGGCAGTGGCGTGCCGAGGTTGAAGTGCTGGCCGCCCGCCACTCGGACGAGCTGGCCGCGATCATCGCGGAGCCCGTGCTCCAGGGCGCCGGCGGCATGTTCGCCTACCCGGCCGAGTGCGTGCGCATCCTTCGCGAGATCGCGGACCGGCACGGGCTGCTGCTCATCCTGGACGAGATCGCCACCGGCTTCGGCCGCACCGGCGAACTGTTCGCGGCCAGCCACGCCGGCGTGGTCCCGGACATCATGTGCGTGGGGAAGGCCCTCACCGGCGGATACCTCACCTTGGCCGCCATGCTCTGCACGCGCGAGGTGGCCGGGACCGTCTCCCGCGGCGCGGCCGGGGCGCTCCTGCACGGCCCCACATTCATGGGCAACCCCCTGGCCTGCGCCGTGGCCAATGCCAGCCTGGGAATCCTCGACGGCGGAGCCTGGCGCGCGGACGTGGCGCGCGTCGGTGCCGCTTTGGAGGCCGGACTTGCCCCGGCGCGGGAGCTCGACGCCGTAGCGGACGTCCGCACCATCGGCGCCGTGGGAGTCATTGAGCTGCACTGTCCCAATGAAGGCGACCCCAATGAAGGCGACGCCGTGGACGTCGCCGCGGTGACGCGCGCCGCCGTCGCGCACGGGGTCTGGGTGCGGCCCTTCCGGAACCTCGTCTACGCGATGCCCCCGTACATCAGCACGGCCGCCGAGGCCGGGGCGATGGCGGCGGGCATGGTGGCGGCGGTGGCCGAGGTCCACGGCGTGGCCCGCTCCGCTGCGACACTCGCGGCAGGGGTCCGGCCATGA
- the bioB gene encoding biotin synthase BioB yields the protein MTIDASTQETTGYAILDTAREQVLENGIGLSEGQLLEILELPDEAIPAALELAHEVRVKHCGEDVEVEGIISIKTGGCPEDCHFCSQSGLFDSPVRGVWLDIPELVKAAKETAATGATEFCIVAAVRGPDIKLMNQIKFAIDRINEEVDINIACSLGMLTQRQVDQLAEWGVHRYNHNLETARSYFPEVVTTHSYEERLDTCNMVKDAGMELCCGALIGMGETVAQRAELASQLAALEPHEVPLNFLNPRPGTPLENQGIMDGKDALRAIAAFRLAMPRTVLRYAGGRELTLGDLGTREGLLGGINAVIVGNYLTTLGRPANADLDLLVELNMPIKELQKSL from the coding sequence ATGACGATCGATGCAAGCACGCAGGAAACCACCGGCTATGCCATCCTGGACACCGCCCGGGAGCAGGTCCTCGAGAACGGGATCGGCCTCAGCGAAGGCCAACTGCTCGAAATCCTCGAGCTCCCGGATGAGGCCATTCCGGCAGCCCTGGAACTCGCCCACGAGGTCCGCGTCAAGCACTGCGGCGAGGACGTCGAGGTGGAGGGCATCATCTCCATCAAGACCGGCGGCTGTCCCGAGGATTGCCACTTCTGCAGCCAGTCGGGCCTCTTTGACAGCCCCGTAAGAGGCGTCTGGCTCGACATCCCCGAGCTCGTGAAGGCCGCGAAGGAAACCGCAGCCACCGGCGCCACGGAGTTCTGCATCGTCGCCGCCGTCCGCGGCCCCGACATCAAGCTCATGAACCAGATCAAGTTCGCGATCGACCGCATCAACGAAGAAGTGGACATCAACATCGCCTGCTCCCTCGGCATGCTGACCCAGCGCCAGGTGGACCAGCTGGCCGAATGGGGCGTGCACCGCTACAACCACAACCTCGAAACGGCCCGCAGCTACTTCCCCGAGGTCGTCACCACGCACAGCTACGAGGAACGCCTGGACACCTGCAACATGGTCAAGGACGCCGGCATGGAACTGTGCTGCGGCGCCCTGATCGGCATGGGCGAAACCGTTGCCCAGCGCGCCGAACTCGCCAGCCAGCTGGCAGCCCTCGAACCCCACGAGGTCCCCCTCAACTTCCTCAACCCCCGCCCCGGCACGCCCCTGGAGAACCAGGGCATCATGGACGGCAAGGACGCCCTCCGCGCCATCGCCGCGTTCCGCCTCGCCATGCCGCGCACCGTGCTGCGCTACGCCGGCGGCCGCGAACTGACCCTCGGCGACCTCGGCACCCGCGAGGGCCTGCTCGGCGGCATCAACGCCGTGATCGTCGGCAACTACCTCACCACGCTGGGGCGCCCCGCCAACGCGGACCTGGACCTCCTCGTGGAACTGAACATGCCCATCAAGGAACTCCAGAAGTCGCTGTGA
- a CDS encoding cytosine permease, which produces MTDDLKNTQVLEPPTAGAAAAVVDSSGVRPAAGNTDALSAAKESLEDYTLRFAPRSYRKWSAGVVATSALGGIAYLADFSIGANIGISYGTVNAILGIVVAAVVIFATGFPLAYYAARYNIDLDLITRGSGFGYYGSVVTNVIFATFTFIFFALEGSIMAQGLELGLGIPQWLGYAASTIIIIPLVIYGMKTLATLQVWTTPLWLLLMVVPVGYLVVSHPESIDGFFAFTGKSGAEGTNLASVMLAAGVCLSLMAQIAEQIDYLRFMPPKTAENRGAWWRAVILAGPGWVIFGAIKQIVGMFIAIYLIATLDPAASVHANEPVHQFLGVYQEMMPAWLAMTLAVVLVVISQIKINVTNAYSGSLAWTNSFTRITKTYPGRMVFVVVNLAIALVLMEANMFEFLNTILGFYANCAMAWVVTVASDIAINKYLLKISPKAPEFRRGMLYAVNPVGFVSMLVSAVVSIAVFFGAFGAAVQPYSPIFAVGLGLVLPPVLAVLTRGKYYLRRTDDGIDLPMFDVDGNPSDEKLLCHVTGLEFERPDMLRSAQDGPDGEPQYISSLALSTDKTGSLVLPAQK; this is translated from the coding sequence ATGACCGACGATTTGAAGAACACACAGGTGCTGGAACCTCCGACGGCGGGAGCGGCGGCCGCCGTCGTCGATTCTTCCGGTGTCCGGCCGGCGGCTGGCAACACCGATGCGCTGAGCGCAGCCAAAGAGAGCCTGGAAGACTACACGCTCAGGTTCGCGCCACGGTCTTACCGCAAGTGGAGCGCCGGCGTCGTGGCGACGAGCGCCTTGGGCGGCATCGCGTATCTGGCCGACTTTTCCATTGGTGCCAACATTGGCATTTCCTACGGCACGGTGAACGCAATTCTTGGCATCGTGGTGGCGGCCGTGGTCATTTTCGCCACCGGATTCCCGCTGGCCTACTATGCCGCCCGCTACAACATCGACCTTGACCTGATCACCCGTGGCTCCGGCTTCGGCTACTACGGTTCGGTGGTCACCAACGTCATTTTCGCGACGTTCACGTTCATCTTCTTTGCCCTTGAAGGTTCCATCATGGCGCAGGGCCTGGAGCTTGGGCTGGGGATTCCGCAGTGGCTGGGGTACGCGGCGTCCACCATCATCATCATCCCGCTGGTGATTTACGGGATGAAGACGCTGGCCACCCTGCAGGTGTGGACCACTCCGCTGTGGTTGCTGCTGATGGTGGTTCCGGTGGGGTATCTGGTGGTGTCGCACCCGGAAAGCATTGACGGGTTCTTCGCATTCACGGGCAAGTCCGGCGCGGAGGGCACAAACCTGGCGTCAGTGATGCTGGCCGCGGGCGTCTGCCTCTCGCTCATGGCGCAGATTGCCGAGCAGATCGACTACCTGCGCTTCATGCCGCCCAAGACCGCGGAAAACAGGGGCGCCTGGTGGCGTGCCGTGATCCTGGCCGGTCCGGGCTGGGTGATCTTCGGTGCCATCAAACAGATCGTGGGCATGTTCATCGCCATCTACCTGATCGCCACGCTGGACCCGGCGGCATCCGTCCACGCGAATGAACCCGTGCACCAGTTCCTGGGCGTGTACCAGGAAATGATGCCGGCCTGGCTCGCGATGACCCTCGCCGTGGTGCTGGTGGTCATTTCGCAGATCAAGATCAACGTCACCAACGCCTATTCCGGCTCGCTGGCCTGGACCAACAGCTTCACCCGCATCACCAAGACGTACCCGGGCCGGATGGTGTTTGTGGTCGTCAACCTGGCCATCGCGCTGGTGCTGATGGAAGCCAACATGTTTGAGTTCCTCAACACCATCCTGGGCTTCTACGCCAACTGCGCCATGGCCTGGGTGGTCACTGTTGCTTCCGACATCGCCATCAACAAGTACCTGCTGAAGATCTCGCCCAAGGCCCCGGAGTTCCGCCGCGGCATGCTCTACGCCGTCAACCCTGTCGGCTTCGTCTCCATGCTGGTCTCCGCGGTCGTCTCGATCGCCGTGTTCTTCGGGGCTTTCGGTGCGGCAGTCCAGCCGTACTCGCCCATCTTCGCCGTCGGTCTGGGGCTTGTGCTGCCGCCGGTGCTGGCTGTCCTGACCCGCGGGAAATACTACCTGCGCCGCACCGATGATGGGATCGATCTGCCCATGTTCGACGTCGACGGCAACCCGAGCGACGAAAAGCTGCTGTGCCACGTGACGGGCCTCGAATTCGAGCGTCCGGACATGCTTCGCTCGGCCCAGGACGGGCCCGACGGCGAACCCCAGTACATCTCGTCCCTTGCCTTGTCGACGGACAAGACGGGGTCGTTGGTGCTGCCGGCGCAGAAGTAA
- a CDS encoding CdaR family transcriptional regulator → MIPPIPLWSVMNHLPAGVIESVGDPGARTVSSLVALTGSLAEVNRQVREQRNLDGDPLTLRDCILLPLEPLPSGVSWDVEALLALASAAGVVALAVRLPDDVGALPPNVKRIADRLGLVVVAVHNAWQFGTAAQELLSGAAHLQGLLISRVATECRTPHDSLSHLLARISHGIGHDVTLVDSSGLLISADEAAPGNLSPRLTATNATARPTSSTEILVPVLRDHEYSPRLRIALGPSLDQEQAAICTALEVAAIAVSELLSRQRLERERDARHRVALLGQLIDNAGDVTPSFRARALELGWALDGYHIAFRVIVRETVDLVAGKTDLDHALLRENLEASTVEQSDGWAGWITSPSKPGPAEVSRVSSALRRAQRGLAATIATQFGVGRMQGQPEGIVRSLEEANDAARIAAARENSGYFVHVDRLDMAQLLLMWTRTDTFRPAARELLAPLLKSGPELLQTLTTFLDCESSLTETAAILNVHRNTVSDRIRRIQALIAINLEDPEARLALQLACRSLLMDRPG, encoded by the coding sequence ATGATTCCCCCGATCCCGCTGTGGTCCGTCATGAACCACCTCCCGGCGGGCGTGATCGAGAGCGTCGGGGACCCGGGTGCCAGGACAGTGTCCTCGCTGGTTGCCCTGACCGGTTCCCTTGCCGAGGTCAATCGGCAGGTCCGCGAGCAGCGCAACCTCGACGGCGATCCGCTGACCCTTCGGGACTGCATTCTGCTCCCGTTGGAGCCCCTTCCCTCCGGGGTGTCCTGGGATGTGGAGGCGTTGCTGGCGCTCGCGTCCGCGGCCGGCGTCGTTGCGCTTGCCGTAAGGCTGCCGGACGACGTCGGCGCGTTGCCGCCTAACGTCAAGCGGATCGCCGACCGCCTGGGACTTGTTGTGGTGGCCGTCCACAATGCGTGGCAATTCGGCACGGCGGCGCAGGAGTTGCTGTCCGGTGCCGCCCACCTTCAGGGTCTGCTGATCTCCCGCGTGGCCACCGAATGCCGCACCCCTCACGATTCCCTCAGTCACTTGTTGGCCAGGATCAGCCACGGCATAGGACACGACGTCACCCTCGTGGACAGTTCAGGGCTGCTCATTTCCGCTGACGAGGCTGCTCCTGGGAACCTCTCCCCGCGCCTTACAGCAACGAATGCCACGGCACGGCCCACCTCAAGCACGGAGATCCTAGTACCCGTCCTCAGGGACCACGAGTACAGCCCGCGGCTGCGGATTGCACTCGGGCCGAGTCTTGACCAGGAGCAAGCTGCCATCTGTACGGCCCTGGAAGTGGCGGCCATCGCCGTTTCAGAGCTGCTTTCCCGGCAGCGGCTTGAAAGGGAACGGGACGCCCGGCACCGGGTTGCCTTGCTGGGGCAGTTGATTGACAACGCCGGAGACGTCACTCCGTCTTTCAGGGCGCGGGCGCTGGAACTCGGATGGGCTTTAGATGGGTACCACATCGCCTTCCGGGTGATTGTGAGGGAAACAGTTGACCTGGTGGCCGGAAAGACCGATCTGGACCACGCACTTCTCCGTGAAAACCTCGAGGCATCAACCGTGGAGCAGTCGGACGGGTGGGCTGGTTGGATAACGTCCCCGTCCAAGCCGGGACCGGCAGAAGTCAGCCGCGTCAGCAGCGCTTTGCGCAGGGCCCAACGCGGGCTTGCAGCAACCATCGCCACTCAATTTGGCGTAGGCCGGATGCAGGGACAACCCGAGGGCATTGTCCGGTCCCTTGAGGAAGCCAACGATGCGGCACGGATCGCCGCTGCCAGGGAAAACTCCGGATACTTCGTCCATGTGGACCGCCTGGACATGGCCCAGTTGCTGCTCATGTGGACGCGGACCGACACGTTCAGGCCGGCTGCACGGGAACTTCTGGCCCCTCTCCTAAAGTCCGGCCCGGAACTCCTGCAGACCCTCACCACGTTCCTGGACTGCGAATCTTCGCTGACCGAGACCGCAGCGATCCTCAACGTCCACCGGAATACTGTCAGCGACCGCATCAGGCGGATTCAAGCACTCATTGCCATCAACCTGGAAGATCCGGAGGCACGGCTGGCCCTGCAACTTGCCTGCCGCAGCCTCTTGATGGATCGGCCGGGGTAG
- a CDS encoding DUF917 domain-containing protein, with translation MTLEVTHGRKLKRITVEDIDSLARGAAILGTGGGGDPYIGALLAKQAIEEFGPVELVSVEDLPDDAFIVPIAAIGAPTVSVEKLDTVEKLYLTIEKLAASLNRTATHTACLEIGGSNSMLPIVAAAQLGIPLIDGDLIGRAFPEIQMGMAPLYGIQATPMALADEKGNTLVIEAIDSFWAERFARQASIEMGCNAFNSTYAMTGAQARESFVAGSMSFAITIGDAVANAQHNNLNPCDVLAETLSGRVVHLGKVADLQRQTTGGFAKGQAMIEGMGPDVGSVLSLHFQNEHLLATKDGTVVTTTPDLIIVVDAESAEPVTTENLRYGQRVCILTAPSDPRWHTTEGLELAGPAYFGYGVPSHRWDGTPEGHTESIERYRA, from the coding sequence ATGACCTTGGAAGTGACACACGGCCGCAAGCTCAAGAGGATCACTGTGGAAGACATTGATTCGCTGGCGCGGGGGGCAGCAATCCTCGGCACGGGCGGCGGCGGCGATCCCTATATCGGCGCGCTCCTGGCGAAACAGGCCATCGAAGAGTTCGGTCCCGTGGAGCTCGTCTCGGTCGAAGACCTTCCAGACGACGCCTTCATCGTTCCCATCGCCGCCATCGGCGCGCCCACGGTGTCCGTGGAGAAGCTGGACACCGTGGAAAAGCTGTATCTGACCATCGAGAAGCTCGCGGCGTCGTTGAACCGGACGGCCACCCACACCGCCTGCCTGGAGATCGGCGGGTCAAACTCGATGCTGCCTATCGTGGCGGCCGCGCAGCTGGGGATTCCGTTGATCGACGGCGACCTGATCGGACGGGCCTTTCCGGAAATCCAGATGGGCATGGCACCGCTGTACGGAATTCAGGCAACCCCCATGGCCCTGGCTGACGAGAAGGGCAACACGCTGGTCATCGAGGCCATCGACTCTTTCTGGGCCGAACGCTTTGCCCGGCAGGCTTCCATCGAAATGGGATGCAACGCCTTCAACAGCACCTATGCCATGACCGGCGCCCAGGCCCGCGAGAGCTTCGTGGCGGGCTCCATGTCCTTCGCCATCACCATCGGCGATGCCGTCGCAAACGCGCAGCACAACAACCTCAATCCCTGCGACGTGTTGGCGGAAACGCTCAGTGGCCGTGTGGTCCACCTCGGGAAGGTAGCCGACCTCCAACGCCAAACCACCGGCGGCTTCGCAAAGGGCCAGGCCATGATCGAGGGCATGGGCCCCGACGTGGGCTCTGTTCTTTCGCTGCATTTCCAGAACGAGCACCTGCTCGCCACCAAGGACGGCACGGTGGTCACTACGACGCCTGACCTGATCATTGTGGTGGACGCAGAATCCGCAGAACCGGTCACCACCGAAAATCTGCGTTACGGGCAACGCGTCTGCATCCTGACCGCGCCCAGCGACCCCCGATGGCACACCACCGAGGGCCTCGAACTGGCCGGCCCGGCGTACTTCGGCTACGGCGTCCCTTCGCACCGCTGGGATGGGACACCGGAAGGGCACACCGAGTCCATCGAGCGCTACCGCGCCTGA
- a CDS encoding hydantoinase/oxoprolinase family protein: protein MRIGIDVGGTNTDAVLLDGGQVLASTKVPTTRDVTSGITQVLTALKELNGFSPDHIRGVMIGTTHFINALIEARDLCPTAAIRLGLPATASLPPFTDWPDALTSAVKGRAYMAHGGHEFDGRAISPFDPDEIRRHAEDMAAHGVRSVAVSSVFSPVNDEFEQRALSILREELGPDFPVSLSHEIGRVGLLERENATIVNASLAEMANRIVDGLAKAVLEQGITAPLYVSQNDGTLMDIEYTRRYPVSTFASGPTNSMRGAAALSGFSDCLIVDIGGTTTDVGALVNGFPRESSTHVRLAGLRTNFRMPDVLSAGLGGGSRVRTDQGTVGPDSVGYRLTDESLVFGGSVLTATDIAVRSGRADVGDASLVAHISDAVVRSALEQIDRTIADIADRIRTSSAPLPVVAVGGGSILLAEQLDGLGSIYRPENFDVANAYGAAIAQISGEVDRVSYIADGDQKRALESARQEAVDRAVAAGASPDTVSIVEQEAIPIPYLPGNAMRVRVKAAGNLTLGK from the coding sequence CTGAGAATCGGCATTGACGTCGGCGGCACCAACACGGACGCTGTGCTGCTGGACGGCGGGCAGGTGCTCGCTTCCACCAAGGTCCCCACCACCAGGGACGTCACCAGCGGCATCACCCAGGTGCTCACCGCACTGAAGGAGCTGAACGGTTTCAGCCCGGACCACATCCGTGGCGTGATGATCGGAACCACGCATTTCATCAATGCCCTCATTGAGGCACGGGACCTCTGCCCAACAGCGGCGATCCGGCTGGGACTTCCGGCCACGGCGTCCCTTCCCCCGTTCACGGATTGGCCCGATGCCCTGACCAGCGCCGTGAAGGGCCGCGCCTACATGGCCCACGGCGGACACGAGTTCGACGGCCGCGCCATCAGCCCGTTCGACCCCGACGAAATCCGGCGCCACGCAGAAGACATGGCCGCCCACGGCGTCCGCTCCGTGGCGGTGTCCAGCGTGTTCTCGCCCGTCAACGACGAATTCGAACAGCGAGCACTGTCCATTCTTCGCGAGGAGCTCGGCCCGGATTTCCCCGTCTCCCTGTCGCATGAGATCGGCCGCGTGGGGCTCCTGGAGCGCGAGAACGCGACCATCGTGAACGCCTCCCTGGCCGAAATGGCCAACCGGATCGTTGACGGCCTCGCCAAGGCCGTCCTGGAGCAGGGCATCACGGCACCGCTGTACGTGAGCCAGAACGACGGCACGCTCATGGACATCGAATACACCCGCCGCTACCCGGTGTCCACGTTTGCATCAGGGCCCACCAACTCCATGCGCGGAGCAGCCGCCCTCTCCGGCTTCTCCGACTGCCTGATCGTGGACATCGGCGGCACCACCACCGACGTCGGCGCCCTGGTGAACGGCTTCCCCCGCGAGTCCAGCACCCACGTCCGGCTGGCAGGACTCCGCACCAACTTCCGGATGCCGGACGTCCTCTCGGCGGGCCTCGGCGGCGGATCCCGGGTGCGGACCGACCAAGGCACCGTGGGACCGGACTCGGTGGGCTACCGCCTGACCGACGAGTCGCTCGTCTTCGGCGGGTCAGTCCTGACAGCTACTGACATCGCCGTCCGCAGCGGAAGGGCCGACGTCGGAGACGCGTCTTTGGTGGCCCACATCAGTGACGCTGTGGTGCGCTCAGCGCTGGAACAGATCGACCGGACGATCGCCGACATTGCCGACCGGATCCGGACCTCGTCCGCGCCGTTGCCGGTTGTCGCCGTCGGCGGTGGATCCATCCTGCTGGCAGAGCAGCTGGACGGCCTGGGCAGCATCTACCGACCCGAGAACTTCGACGTCGCCAACGCGTACGGCGCCGCCATTGCCCAGATCAGCGGCGAGGTGGACCGCGTGTCCTACATCGCGGACGGCGATCAAAAGCGCGCCTTGGAATCCGCGCGGCAGGAAGCCGTGGACCGTGCCGTTGCCGCCGGCGCCAGTCCGGACACGGTCTCGATCGTTGAGCAGGAGGCCATCCCCATCCCCTACCTTCCCGGAAACGCCATGCGCGTTCGGGTCAAGGCAGCCGGCAACCTCACGTTAGGAAAGTGA